The Acidicapsa acidisoli genome window below encodes:
- a CDS encoding VWA domain-containing protein encodes MILRRGLAIVLFAALFVPEASLSAQTAAAAQDSAVEPQGANNASSTATKEDGGYLLHVNVKLVNVFTNVTDSTGAIVGGLTKEDFFVTEDGRPQRIAVFERQSELPLNLVLAIDTSGSVHKDLPLEQDAARKFVHALLRGQDQISLLEFATDVRQVVPFTNQANRIDRGLASLRGGPATALYDAIYLASENLARQTASGRPGRKVLVLVTDGGDTANTVTYAEALEKALRGEVMVYSIIDVPIEASAGRDTGGEHALITLAEQTGGKYFYANTGGLDKAFAQVSEDLRTQYLLGYYPANQPPGLDFHRIRVSVPRAAQDAFDIRYRTGYYADTQATN; translated from the coding sequence ATGATTTTGCGGCGGGGCCTGGCTATCGTGCTGTTTGCGGCGTTGTTTGTGCCCGAGGCTTCGTTATCAGCGCAGACGGCCGCGGCAGCGCAGGATAGCGCGGTTGAGCCTCAAGGGGCGAACAATGCTTCTTCGACGGCCACCAAAGAGGATGGCGGCTATTTGCTGCATGTCAACGTCAAGCTGGTCAACGTGTTTACCAACGTGACGGACTCGACCGGAGCCATTGTAGGCGGCCTGACGAAGGAAGACTTCTTCGTTACTGAAGATGGCCGGCCGCAACGCATCGCCGTCTTTGAGCGCCAGTCGGAGTTGCCGTTGAACCTTGTTCTGGCGATCGACACGAGCGGCAGCGTGCACAAGGATCTGCCATTGGAGCAGGATGCGGCGCGGAAGTTCGTTCATGCGCTGCTGCGCGGGCAGGACCAGATCAGCCTGCTCGAGTTCGCCACGGATGTACGTCAGGTGGTGCCGTTCACAAACCAGGCGAACCGCATCGATCGCGGACTGGCGAGCCTGCGTGGCGGTCCGGCGACGGCTCTGTACGATGCGATCTACCTCGCATCGGAGAATCTTGCCCGTCAGACGGCGTCGGGAAGACCCGGACGTAAAGTATTGGTGCTGGTGACAGATGGCGGAGATACCGCCAACACGGTGACTTACGCCGAGGCGCTCGAAAAGGCGCTCCGCGGCGAAGTCATGGTCTACAGCATCATCGATGTGCCGATTGAGGCAAGCGCCGGGCGCGATACAGGCGGCGAACATGCGCTGATTACGCTGGCCGAGCAGACGGGCGGGAAATATTTCTACGCCAACACGGGCGGCCTTGACAAGGCTTTCGCACAGGTCTCCGAAGATCTGCGTACACAGTATTTGCTGGGCTACTATCCGGCGAATCAACCGCCGGGGCTGGATTTTCACCGCATTCGCGTGTCGGTGCCGCGTGCGGCACAGGATGCCTTCGACATTCGCTACCGGACGGGGTATTATGCGGATACACAGGCAACAAATTGA
- the recO gene encoding DNA repair protein RecO: MTLLASDALILRTWPVNEADLVVSFFTRDYGKVKGVAKAALKSRKRFGGALEPMTLARAFFAERPRQELVRLDQLELLRSPLSAPVDYARAAVLSFYAEILEESLQEHDPQETVFRLALAVLEQTTVEQPWMPLTYFSLWMTRLMGWLPDVAGCTQCGDRFAPGEASFHPQADGLFCPLHRQGTGSLLSADSWLLAQRILREPATAFAQEPWPRRRGQDLRRFTLQSLERHLERRLRSAEAISRV, from the coding sequence ATGACTTTGCTCGCTTCCGACGCTCTGATTCTCCGAACCTGGCCGGTGAATGAGGCGGACCTTGTGGTCAGCTTCTTTACTCGGGACTACGGCAAGGTGAAGGGCGTCGCCAAGGCTGCGCTCAAGAGCCGCAAGCGCTTTGGCGGCGCGCTGGAGCCGATGACGCTGGCGCGGGCTTTCTTTGCGGAGCGGCCCAGGCAGGAACTGGTGCGGCTCGACCAACTGGAACTGCTGCGCTCGCCGCTCTCCGCGCCGGTGGATTATGCGCGGGCGGCTGTGCTCAGTTTCTACGCCGAAATTCTGGAAGAATCGTTGCAGGAACATGATCCGCAGGAGACGGTTTTTCGGCTGGCGCTGGCCGTGCTCGAGCAGACGACTGTGGAGCAGCCGTGGATGCCGCTGACCTATTTTTCGCTGTGGATGACGCGGTTGATGGGCTGGCTGCCGGATGTGGCTGGCTGCACGCAGTGTGGCGATCGCTTTGCGCCCGGCGAGGCGAGCTTTCATCCGCAGGCGGACGGACTCTTTTGCCCGCTGCATCGCCAGGGCACAGGGAGCCTGTTGTCGGCGGACTCGTGGCTGCTGGCACAGCGCATCCTGCGCGAACCGGCTACGGCATTTGCCCAGGAGCCGTGGCCACGCCGCCGGGGACAGGATCTGCGGCGGTTTACGCTGCAATCGCTGGAGCGGCATCTGGAGCGGCGTTTGCGCTCGGCTGAAGCCATCTCCCGAGTGTGA
- the glyS gene encoding glycine--tRNA ligase subunit beta: protein MADFLLEIGLEEIPARMIAGAEAELGRRVGELLTRERLLGAGGKVTTYSTPRRLAVRVEGLALAQPDTEEQLVGPSWKVAFPNGEAGPAAVAFAKKAEVEVSALTKITTVKGEYVSATVERKGRTAAELLAAELPKEVLSIYWAKNMYWRAGKPERFVRPVRWLVALLDSAVVPLEIAGIAAGNQSRGHRILHGDSPVAIGAPGDYPEALRRAFVEADVAARRHKIRKTLDHVTRAITETPGARWREDEALVDTVVHLTEWPTVLYGSFEAEYLALPEEVLVTVMRDHQKYFAVEDVQGKLAPHFLTVLNTQVDDEGRAIIRHGNERVLRSRFKDAQFFWETDQKIRLEDRLELLESVTFQKELGSYAWKTAKNVEVAQVLAARLKANGVVEFDETALLSAVQLAKVDLTAELVKEFTELQGVIGGLYARAQDLGETVAEAIYSQYAPASTDDGIPSTIEGQLLGLADRMHTIVAMFGIGNAPTGSKDPFALRRAANAVVKILAESLLPLTLTNVISSVQGTEEALLHVKAFLEERLSFYLKDVYGYAYDVVNAVLAANADDVQDAVMRAQALTVVRGSEDFLAISAAFKRMKNILHQASEKGEKIPKHGVQVSLLVQPEEYQLFTVSGDLAAEVDNLREDGNYVGAFEVIATLRPVVDAFFDKVMVMAPEPELRAARLALIQSVLDGFSGIADFSEIVVG, encoded by the coding sequence ATGGCGGATTTTTTACTGGAGATAGGGCTTGAGGAGATTCCGGCCCGCATGATTGCCGGGGCTGAGGCGGAACTGGGGCGCCGGGTTGGCGAGCTTCTTACGCGCGAGCGGCTTCTTGGCGCGGGCGGCAAGGTTACGACTTATTCGACGCCCCGGCGGCTTGCGGTTCGCGTCGAAGGGCTGGCGCTGGCGCAGCCGGATACCGAAGAGCAGTTAGTAGGCCCCTCGTGGAAGGTTGCGTTCCCCAATGGTGAAGCTGGTCCGGCGGCTGTGGCTTTTGCGAAAAAAGCCGAGGTAGAAGTATCTGCGCTAACCAAAATCACCACTGTCAAGGGCGAGTATGTGAGCGCGACGGTCGAGCGCAAGGGGCGGACTGCGGCCGAGTTGCTGGCTGCGGAATTGCCGAAGGAAGTGTTGTCGATTTATTGGGCGAAGAATATGTATTGGCGCGCGGGCAAGCCGGAGCGTTTTGTGCGCCCTGTTCGCTGGCTCGTGGCTCTGCTGGATTCGGCGGTGGTGCCGCTGGAGATTGCCGGGATCGCCGCAGGGAACCAGAGCCGCGGACACCGCATTCTGCATGGAGATTCGCCTGTCGCGATCGGTGCGCCGGGTGATTATCCAGAGGCGCTTCGCAGAGCGTTTGTTGAAGCGGATGTTGCAGCGCGGCGGCACAAGATTCGAAAGACGCTGGATCATGTAACTCGGGCGATTACCGAGACGCCGGGAGCGCGCTGGCGTGAGGATGAGGCGTTGGTCGATACGGTCGTTCACCTGACCGAATGGCCCACGGTGCTTTACGGCAGCTTTGAGGCGGAGTATCTGGCGCTGCCGGAAGAAGTGCTCGTCACAGTGATGCGCGATCACCAGAAGTATTTTGCGGTGGAAGACGTACAGGGCAAGCTGGCTCCACATTTCCTGACCGTGCTTAATACGCAGGTGGATGACGAAGGCCGGGCGATTATTCGGCACGGCAATGAGCGGGTGCTGCGTTCGCGGTTCAAGGACGCGCAGTTCTTCTGGGAGACAGATCAGAAAATCAGACTTGAAGATCGACTGGAACTGCTCGAATCCGTCACGTTCCAAAAAGAGTTGGGTAGCTATGCATGGAAAACAGCGAAGAATGTTGAAGTGGCTCAAGTGCTGGCTGCTCGTCTCAAAGCCAATGGCGTCGTAGAGTTTGATGAAACTGCGCTTTTATCCGCAGTGCAACTGGCCAAGGTCGATCTCACAGCGGAGCTCGTCAAGGAGTTTACTGAGCTTCAAGGGGTTATCGGTGGTCTCTATGCGCGTGCGCAAGATCTCGGTGAAACCGTAGCTGAGGCGATCTACTCGCAATACGCTCCGGCATCTACTGACGATGGGATTCCATCAACGATCGAAGGGCAATTACTTGGTCTTGCCGATCGCATGCACACGATCGTGGCCATGTTTGGTATCGGGAATGCTCCCACTGGATCGAAAGACCCATTTGCGTTAAGACGGGCAGCCAATGCTGTTGTGAAAATTCTGGCGGAGTCTCTGCTTCCGTTGACTCTAACAAACGTGATCTCAAGTGTTCAGGGAACTGAAGAAGCTCTGTTACACGTAAAAGCATTTCTTGAAGAGCGCTTGAGCTTTTACCTTAAGGATGTTTACGGGTATGCCTATGATGTGGTCAATGCGGTACTTGCCGCGAATGCAGACGACGTCCAAGACGCTGTTATGCGAGCCCAGGCGTTGACTGTTGTCCGTGGTTCAGAGGACTTTCTTGCTATTTCGGCAGCATTTAAACGTATGAAGAACATTCTGCACCAGGCCTCCGAAAAGGGAGAGAAGATCCCGAAGCATGGAGTTCAAGTATCGTTGCTGGTTCAACCTGAAGAATATCAATTGTTTACTGTCTCAGGTGATTTAGCGGCAGAAGTCGATAACCTTCGGGAGGACGGCAATTATGTTGGCGCATTTGAAGTCATCGCCACGCTGCGGCCTGTGGTCGACGCCTTCTTTGACAAGGTGATGGTGATGGCGCCTGAGCCGGAGTTGCGCGCGGCTCGTCTGGCGCTGATTCAATCGGTGCTGGATGGTTTTTCGGGGATTGCGGACTTCAGCGAGATTGTCGTCGGCTGA
- a CDS encoding TA system VapC family ribonuclease toxin, translated as MTPFLLDINVLLGIAWQDQQSHTTVFPWFKSTGRQNFATCAISQSGFVRISSSVQFRPNPVSIKEAFQALTTLIEMPGHTFWPIDIGILEATASFADKLFGPLQLTDAYLLGLAITNGGTLVTRDRAIPQLAGKAFAKHVLLLK; from the coding sequence TTGACACCCTTTCTGCTTGACATCAACGTCCTGCTCGGAATCGCATGGCAGGACCAGCAATCGCATACAACGGTTTTTCCATGGTTCAAAAGCACTGGACGGCAAAACTTCGCAACCTGCGCCATCTCCCAATCAGGCTTTGTACGAATCAGCTCAAGCGTCCAGTTCAGGCCTAATCCTGTGTCGATCAAGGAAGCATTCCAAGCGTTGACTACGCTGATTGAAATGCCAGGGCACACCTTCTGGCCAATAGACATTGGAATTCTGGAAGCGACCGCATCCTTTGCAGACAAGCTGTTTGGGCCACTCCAGTTAACCGATGCGTATCTACTCGGCCTCGCAATCACGAACGGCGGAACACTTGTCACGAGAGATCGGGCGATTCCACAGCTTGCCGGGAAAGCCTTCGCCAAGCATGTCCTGCTGCTCAAATAG
- a CDS encoding molybdenum cofactor biosynthesis protein, with product MRVQILPFGVLKDVLTAAPFELAEQATVGDLLAALGDKLRNHPVAMQLLPRIAVSVNAEYAQPGQILSEGDEVGLLPPVSGGSSESASPVVTYLTREVISADKLVANAKQGSDGAVVVFDGIVRDNTRGRKTLYLDYESYEEMASKQMTELAAQAIERFSVRGVTIVHRLGRLEIGETSVLIVVASAHRGVAFDACRWLIDTLKTTVPIWKKEMFLDGAVWADGEPFPPELAANPVAGSVTGELESGS from the coding sequence ATGCGCGTCCAGATTCTCCCCTTCGGCGTTTTGAAAGATGTCTTAACAGCAGCCCCGTTCGAATTGGCGGAGCAGGCTACTGTCGGGGACCTGCTGGCTGCTTTAGGCGACAAACTTCGTAATCATCCGGTTGCAATGCAGTTGCTGCCCCGTATTGCGGTCAGCGTGAATGCTGAGTACGCTCAGCCTGGGCAGATTTTGTCTGAGGGGGATGAGGTTGGCCTGCTTCCGCCCGTTTCAGGCGGAAGCAGCGAGTCGGCGAGCCCGGTCGTGACGTACCTGACCCGGGAAGTGATTTCCGCGGACAAACTGGTTGCAAACGCGAAGCAGGGAAGCGACGGCGCAGTTGTTGTTTTCGACGGAATTGTTCGCGATAACACGCGGGGCCGTAAGACGCTTTACCTAGATTACGAGTCGTACGAGGAGATGGCGTCGAAGCAGATGACGGAGTTGGCGGCTCAGGCGATTGAGCGATTCTCTGTTCGCGGTGTGACGATTGTGCATCGGCTGGGGCGGTTGGAGATCGGCGAAACGAGCGTGCTGATCGTTGTGGCTTCGGCGCATCGCGGCGTTGCGTTTGACGCTTGTCGGTGGCTGATCGATACGCTCAAGACGACGGTTCCGATCTGGAAAAAAGAGATGTTTCTGGATGGAGCGGTCTGGGCGGACGGCGAACCGTTTCCACCGGAATTGGCAGCCAATCCTGTGGCGGGATCAGTCACGGGTGAGTTGGAGTCCGGATCATGA
- a CDS encoding inositol monophosphatase family protein: protein MSPESGVASVTHTETNVDPQADFLWVPKAAAIARNAGGQLREFLSQGVVTEYKGTADLVTVADRTVEAYVRGALQAAFPSHGMYGEEGTRDRLDAEYRWYIDPLDGTTNFAHGFPHFCVSMGLEHRSEGLAPEHDGPIVAGIVYDPMRDELFVAERGKGAFLNDKPMHVSAVPAIGEALLATGFPSRKRHENPNIHFYQELTLRSHGVRRAGSAALDLAYVACGRVDAFWEFHLNPWDTAAGFLLVEEAGGMVTGFDGAYRRLNSNEVLASNQLLHHELLGVFGDLFAGRNLSPLPSVEEYAAAREARAAASADIKL from the coding sequence ATGAGTCCGGAATCCGGCGTAGCTTCGGTCACTCATACAGAAACGAATGTCGATCCGCAGGCAGATTTTCTGTGGGTTCCCAAGGCTGCTGCCATCGCCCGGAACGCGGGCGGTCAACTGCGGGAGTTTTTATCGCAGGGCGTCGTCACGGAATACAAAGGCACTGCGGATCTGGTCACGGTCGCAGACCGAACCGTCGAAGCGTATGTGAGGGGCGCGCTGCAGGCGGCGTTTCCATCGCATGGCATGTATGGCGAAGAGGGCACGCGGGATCGATTGGATGCCGAGTATCGCTGGTACATCGATCCGCTTGACGGCACGACGAACTTCGCACACGGATTTCCGCATTTTTGCGTGTCGATGGGGCTCGAACATCGTTCCGAAGGGCTTGCACCGGAGCACGACGGGCCAATTGTGGCGGGTATCGTCTACGACCCGATGCGGGACGAACTTTTTGTTGCGGAGCGGGGCAAAGGCGCGTTTTTGAATGACAAGCCGATGCACGTCTCTGCTGTCCCGGCGATCGGCGAAGCGCTGTTGGCGACGGGCTTTCCCAGCCGCAAGCGGCATGAGAACCCGAATATTCATTTCTACCAGGAGTTGACGCTTCGTTCGCATGGCGTGCGCCGAGCGGGGTCTGCCGCTCTCGATCTGGCTTACGTTGCTTGCGGGCGCGTGGATGCGTTCTGGGAGTTCCATCTGAATCCCTGGGATACGGCTGCGGGCTTTTTGCTGGTAGAGGAGGCTGGCGGGATGGTCACGGGCTTCGACGGCGCCTATCGCCGTCTGAACAGCAACGAGGTGCTTGCTTCGAATCAATTGCTGCACCACGAACTCCTGGGTGTCTTTGGCGACTTGTTTGCCGGCAGAAACTTATCTCCGCTGCCGTCAGTCGAGGAGTATGCGGCCGCCCGTGAAGCGCGGGCTGCGGCCTCAGCGGATATCAAGCTCTGA
- a CDS encoding 4Fe-4S dicluster domain-containing protein — translation MAYVIAEPCIGTKDTACVDACPVDCIHPKKDAGDHAEAEQLFIDPVECIDCGACVPACPVSAIFAQDDLPEKWAHFTEKNAAHFGR, via the coding sequence ATGGCTTACGTGATTGCAGAACCCTGTATCGGCACCAAGGACACCGCCTGTGTGGACGCCTGTCCCGTCGATTGCATCCACCCTAAAAAAGACGCAGGCGACCACGCCGAGGCAGAGCAGCTTTTCATCGATCCCGTTGAGTGCATCGATTGCGGCGCTTGTGTTCCCGCCTGCCCGGTTTCGGCAATCTTCGCTCAGGACGACCTGCCGGAAAAATGGGCTCACTTCACCGAGAAGAACGCAGCGCACTTCGGCCGGTAG
- a CDS encoding RNA chaperone Hfq, with protein sequence MMTPPLTHLRRSRTPPPGDTGQEALYLRSLSDRQVSVQVQLRDGETIDGWIEYFDDGMIRITRDGHPNLFIYKHQIRTITELTRRRLSRRPGITGMGS encoded by the coding sequence ATGATGACTCCCCCACTGACACATTTGCGACGTTCCAGAACTCCTCCTCCAGGTGACACCGGGCAGGAAGCGCTCTATCTCCGCTCTTTGAGCGATCGTCAAGTCAGCGTGCAGGTGCAACTGCGCGACGGCGAAACGATCGATGGTTGGATTGAGTATTTTGACGATGGCATGATTCGCATTACGCGAGATGGCCATCCTAATCTGTTTATATACAAGCACCAGATTCGAACCATTACCGAATTGACCCGCCGGCGATTGAGCCGTCGCCCAGGCATCACCGGGATGGGATCATGA
- a CDS encoding alpha/beta fold hydrolase has product MLFPMLETRSILARAALCATLAAFASFAFPAKAAPADGRQQFAALGECKLDSGQQIKDCRLGYRTWGHLNAGSSNAVLFPTWFTGTSGQIAGNIGAGKLVDPARYFVIAVDALGDGVSSSPSNSKSQPRMQFPAFTTRDMVRAEYRLATETLHLKHLHAVMGISMGGMQTFEWMVDYPDFMDLAIPIVGSTRLTSYDLLLWHSEEDAVRADPGWHAGNYEKSPAMPQVAILHEMNVSTPSYYAREVSRAAFAERYKSYGASGASEFDANDRIYQLEAMIRHDIARGGSMEEVARRVHAKVLVVPSQQDHMVNPGPALEFAKLLGAKVFLLTSDCGHQAPGCEADKLNPAVGAFLDGK; this is encoded by the coding sequence ATGCTCTTTCCTATGCTTGAAACCCGCTCCATTCTCGCGCGAGCCGCTCTCTGCGCCACCCTCGCAGCATTCGCCTCCTTCGCGTTTCCCGCAAAAGCCGCACCAGCAGACGGTCGGCAGCAGTTCGCCGCGTTAGGCGAGTGCAAGCTCGACAGCGGCCAGCAGATCAAAGACTGCCGGCTGGGTTACCGCACCTGGGGACATCTCAACGCCGGCAGCTCGAACGCCGTGCTCTTCCCTACCTGGTTTACCGGAACCAGCGGGCAGATCGCGGGAAATATCGGAGCCGGCAAGCTTGTCGATCCGGCCAGATACTTTGTCATCGCGGTCGACGCCCTCGGCGACGGCGTTTCCTCATCGCCCTCGAACAGCAAGAGCCAGCCACGGATGCAGTTTCCAGCCTTTACCACCCGCGACATGGTGCGCGCCGAGTACCGACTGGCCACGGAAACGCTGCACCTCAAGCACCTGCACGCCGTCATGGGCATCTCCATGGGCGGAATGCAAACCTTTGAATGGATGGTCGATTATCCGGACTTCATGGATCTCGCGATCCCGATCGTCGGTTCTACTCGCCTCACCTCCTATGATCTGCTCCTCTGGCACAGCGAAGAAGACGCCGTCCGCGCCGACCCGGGCTGGCACGCAGGCAATTACGAGAAAAGCCCGGCGATGCCTCAGGTAGCAATCCTGCACGAGATGAATGTCAGCACACCCAGCTACTACGCCCGCGAAGTAAGCCGCGCAGCATTCGCAGAGCGTTACAAGAGCTACGGCGCTTCCGGCGCAAGCGAGTTCGACGCCAATGACCGTATCTACCAGCTGGAAGCGATGATCCGCCACGATATCGCCCGAGGCGGCAGCATGGAAGAAGTGGCCAGGCGCGTGCACGCCAAAGTGCTGGTTGTGCCCTCCCAGCAGGATCATATGGTCAACCCCGGCCCGGCGCTCGAATTCGCCAAACTGCTCGGAGCAAAGGTCTTCCTGCTCACATCAGACTGCGGCCACCAGGCCCCCGGCTGCGAAGCCGACAAGCTCAATCCCGCAGTCGGCGCGTTCCTGGACGGTAAATAA
- a CDS encoding glycine--tRNA ligase subunit alpha, producing MAPVPLTFQELLFRLQKFWADRGCILQQPYDVEVGAGTMSPETFLRVLGPKPFRVGYAQPSRRPADGRYGENPNRLFKHTQFQLILKPPPVNVQELYLESLAAIGIDLSRHDLKFEEDNWEWPAGGAWGVGWQVMLDGLEITQFTYFQQCGGLDLDPMCAELTYGLERIAAFLQDVDSIYDIVWARDPETGNVVTYGDVRLPEEVQFSVYNFEFAEVDKLWEHFRLYEAEAQTLLNKAGALFKQEDADVREKKRFPLLAAYELALKCSHLFNLLDARGAVSVTERVGVIARIRALAVGVARAYALQQVS from the coding sequence ATTGCACCGGTTCCTCTTACGTTTCAGGAATTGCTTTTCCGTTTGCAGAAGTTCTGGGCCGATCGGGGATGCATTCTCCAGCAGCCCTATGATGTGGAAGTAGGCGCGGGTACCATGTCGCCGGAGACATTTCTCCGCGTGCTTGGGCCAAAGCCGTTCCGCGTGGGGTATGCGCAGCCTTCGCGCCGCCCGGCCGACGGGCGCTATGGCGAGAATCCGAACCGGCTGTTCAAGCACACGCAGTTTCAGCTGATTCTGAAGCCGCCGCCGGTCAACGTGCAGGAGCTGTATCTGGAGTCGCTGGCGGCTATCGGGATCGATCTGAGCCGGCATGATCTGAAGTTTGAAGAGGACAACTGGGAGTGGCCTGCGGGCGGTGCGTGGGGCGTTGGCTGGCAGGTGATGCTGGATGGGCTGGAGATTACGCAGTTCACCTACTTTCAGCAATGTGGCGGGCTCGATCTCGACCCAATGTGCGCGGAACTGACGTATGGCCTGGAGCGCATTGCGGCCTTTTTGCAGGATGTGGACTCGATCTATGACATTGTGTGGGCGCGCGATCCGGAGACGGGCAATGTCGTAACTTACGGCGATGTGCGACTGCCGGAAGAAGTGCAGTTTTCGGTGTATAACTTCGAGTTTGCCGAAGTGGATAAGCTCTGGGAGCACTTTCGGTTATATGAGGCTGAGGCGCAGACGCTGTTGAACAAGGCTGGCGCCCTGTTCAAGCAGGAAGATGCCGATGTCAGAGAGAAGAAGCGTTTTCCTCTGCTGGCGGCCTACGAGCTGGCTCTTAAGTGCTCGCACTTATTCAACTTGCTGGACGCACGCGGGGCTGTTTCTGTGACCGAGCGGGTTGGGGTGATTGCGCGGATTCGCGCGCTGGCGGTAGGTGTGGCCAGGGCGTATGCGTTACAGCAAGTTAGCTAG